The window AAGACCACCTCGAGGCTGCCGCGGGTCCAGCGGAACTGCTGCTTGTAGTAGTTGAGGAAGTCGTCCGGGGCCAGGCCCTGGGCCAGCACCTTCGGCACGTAGACGCTGCGCCACCCCGCGTCGTGCACGAGCAGGGACGTGAGGAAGTCCTCCGCGATGCTCGTCTCGCACATGCCCCCGGCGTCGGCCAGGGCGGTGCGGCGGATGGCCATGTTGGTGCCGCACATGAAGGCGGAGTCGACGCGCGACTTGCCGCTCATGATCGGCCCGAAGAACAGCGTCTGCTGCTGCCACGCGGTGCGGGTGACCCGGTTGTCCCGGTGGTTGGCGTAGTACTGCGGCGTCTGGACGAAGCCCATCCGCTCGTCGGTGAAGTAGCCCATGACCTCGGCGAGGAAGGTGGGTGCCGGCACGTGGTCGGCGTCGAAGACCACCACGAAGGGGCTGGTGGTCCGGGCCAGCGCGTGGTTGATGTTGCCCGCCTTGGCCCCGCCCGGGGTGGTGCGCGTGAAGCACACCACGCCCAGCTCCTCGGCCAGCACCTCGACGTCGCGCCAGTCGGCCTTGCGGGCCACGAGGCCGTCGTTGAGCAGGTGGACGCGCACGGCGCCGCGGTGCTCCATGGCCAGGGCCGCCAGCGCGGTCCTGCGGACCACGTCCACCGGCTCGCCGCACACCGTGATGAAGACGTCGACGTCACCGTCGAAGTCCGGGTCGAACGGGCGGTCCCGGTCGGTGGCCCACACGGTGTGCACGTAGCTGGCGATCTGGAAGAGGTGGAACACCTCGGTGACCGCCAGCGTCCAGAACAGCAGCGCGTTCCCGTGCTGGAACGCGAAGCAGATCATCGCGAAGTAGACGACGGCCAGCACGAGGTTCAGCGTGAGGACCGCACGGCTCGGCACGTGCTGCAGGAAGGCGGTGTCCTCGGGCGAGAGGGCGTCCGGCGCGGTGCCGGGGCCCTGCGCGTCCGGGCGCTCGTGGGGCTCGCGCAGGTCCAGGACGGCGTCGGTCACGGGAGGTCCCTCCCTCGAGGGTCGTTGAGGTCGGGCAGCTGGTCGAGGTGCAGCGCCATGCCGAACCACGCCCAGTTGGCGTCGTAGTAGCCCAGGCCGGGCTTCGCCGCGCGGGTGTCGGGGTCGTACAGGGGCAGCAGCTCGGTGCGGTACACCTCGCGGGCCAGCGCGGGGCGCGCCACCTCCAGGGCGCCGAGCGCGCCGCCGTACATCGCGGTGGAGGGGTAGTCGACGGCGGGGCGCCCGTCGTGGGTGTAGACCGCGCTCCAGCGCCCCGTGGTCTCCCACGCGTCGCCGAGCACGGAGGCCTGCTGCTCCAGGAGCGCCCGGGCGCGCGGCTCGTCGTTCCACCGGGCGTCCAGCGCGAGGCGCCACGGCAGCCGCAGCGCCTCGAAGCCGAAGTCGGTGGTGCTGCCGGTGGTCGTGGTGATGCCGGTCGCGACCGAGGCGGCGCCGGTCGTGCGGTCCAGGCGCACCCAGTCCGGCGCCAGGGCGCCCTGGGCCTGGCCGCCCAGCGGGTCGGCGGAGACCTGCTGCAGCACCGCGTAGCTGCTGTCCACCAGAGCGGCCCAGTCGTGCTGGGGGTCCACGCGGGCGAAGGCGCGGTAGGCGTAGGGCGCGAAGTACGACGGGTTGACCAGCACCGAGGCGGTGTCGTTGCGCTCGAGGTCGTTGGCCGTCAGCACCGGACGCCCGGCGACGTCCACCACCTCCGCCTGCCACACCGCGTTGACCAGCGGCAGCGCGTCGTAGAGGTAGTCGTCGTCCTGCCACCGCGAGTACGCCATGAGCAGGGAGAAGGCGACGTCGACGTCCGCGTCGCTGGCGGCGTTCTGGCCGCCGGAGTCGGTCTGGACGCCGTAGGTGCCGTCGGCGCGGGGCCCGAAGCGCCACGACAGCAGGCGGTCGGGGCGCTGGAGGTTGTCCTTGGTCCACGACCACGAGCTGTCGAAGGTGGCGCGGTCGTCGCTCCAGACCGCGCGCATCATCGTGTAGCTCTGGCCCTCGGAGGTGGTGATGCCGCCCTGGGACGGGTCGAGCGTCCGCCCGGTCCCCTGCTCGATGAACCCGGTCTTGTACGAGGCCCACATGTCGCTCAGCGCGGTGTCCTCCGAGGGGACCATCGGGGTGTCGGCGGCCACGCGCTGCACCGCCTGGCGCACGCCCCCGGTCAGCTGCAGGGCGACGGCCAGCACCAGGACGACGGCGACGGCGACGGCTCCGGCCGTCAGCCAGCCGCGGCTGCGCGAGCCGCGCGGGCCGCGGTCGGGCCCGTCGGGTGCGTGCTGCGAGGGCGCCGCTCCGGCGCCCTCGACCTGGTCAAGCGACATCGGTGCCTCCGGTGCGGTGGGGCTGCGCCGAACGCGCAGGGGTGCTGGTCAGGTCGATGACGTCGGCGTGCCGCGCCACGAAGAGGCGGATCGACGGGTCGTGCGCGTCCACGTCGAGGCGGCTGAGCAGCCCGAGGGCGTCCACCTCGTCGGCCCCGGGGAGCAGTGCCCGCACGCGGTCCTCCTCGAGGAGCCACCTGTCGTCGCGGCGGCTGCTGGACGACTCCGGGCGCCAGCCGTCGGGCAGGACGGCGCGCGGGAGGTCCACCACCACGGAGACGTCGTTGGCGGCGCGCCGCTCGGGGCGGCCCCAGCTGCGGGAGGTGCGCTCGTGCTCGGAGACGAGGGCGGCGAGCACGCCGTCGGCGGTGCGCCGCCAGGTGAAGCGGCGCGCCCAGGCGCGGGCGCCCGACCGCAGCCTCTGGGCGGTGGCCGGGTCCGACAGCTCGGCGAGGGCGCGGTCGAGGGCGGCGGCGAGCACACCGGTGGAGTCCGCGCCGGCACCCTCGGAGTCGTCGACGAGCCAGCCCGTCTCCCCGTGGCGCACGGTGTCCCGGGCGCCGGTGGCGCGGCGCGCCAGGGAGGGCACGCCCGCGGCGTTGGCCTCCAGCAGGGACAGCGACCAGTCGCCGCCGTCGGAGGCGCTCACGGAGAGCCACGCCGTGGCCAGCACCGCGTCGCGGTCGGCGTCGGGCAGGCGGCCGTGGAAGACCACGGGGGCACCCAGGTCAGCGGCGAGGTCCTCCAGGCGCTGGCGGTCGGTGCCGTCCCCGACCAGGTGCAGCTCCAGACCGGGGTGCGCCGGCGCGACGCGCGCGACCGCGGCCAGCAGCGTGTCGAGCCGCTTGTAGGGCGACAGGCGCCCGACCACCACCACGCGGGGGCGGGGTGACGCGTCGGTGGTGATGCCCCGGGTGTCCGCGCCGCCGGGCACCACGCGCACGGGGCCGCGCAGGTGCAGGCGCCGGCGCACGGCCTTGCGGGTGGACGGGGAGAGCACCACCACGGTGCGGCGCCCGTAGACGCGCCGGGTGGCCGGCCCCTCCAGCCAGGCGGCGAAGCGGGCGGCCGCGCGGGGGAAGGAGCGGGTGAACAGGTCCTGGTGGACGTGGTGCACCAGGAGGACGACGGGGGTGTCCCCGGCGACGACGGGGCTGAAGAAGGGGATGCCGTTGGCCGAGTCGACGACGCCGTCCAGCCGCCGGCGGTGCCGCAGCAGCCACGCCATCGCCAGGGGGTAGACGGTCACCCAGCTGCCCATGCGCCGCACGGCGTAGCCGTCGACCACCTCGCGCGCCGGGGTGCCCGCCGGGCGGCTCGTCACCAGGGTGACCGCGTGGCCGTCGGAAGCCAGCTCGCGGGCCACGCGCTCGCAGTACAGCTCGGCGCCGCCCGCGGCGGGGTGGCGGCGGTCGCGCCAGTTGAGGACCGCGATGCGCGCGGTGCGGGGCGCGCTCATGCGACGCGCGCCAGGGACGAGCGCAGGGCCCGCACCTCGGACAGGATCCGGGGGCCGTGGGTCCAGAGGCTGAACGACGACCCGGCCGCGTCGTCGGTCCACTGCACCGGCAGCTCGCGGACGGGGAAGCCGAGACGGGCGGCGATGGCGAGGACCTCCACGTCGAAGGCGAACCCCGTCCCGGTGACCCTCGGGAAGATCGCCTCGACGGCCTCGGCGGAGAAGAACTTGAACCCGCACTGGGAGTCCGCCACCCCACCGGTGAGGGGGCTGGTGAAGGCGCGGAACGCCAGCGACCCCAGGCGGCGCACCAGCGGCTGGGCCACCACGTAGGAGGCGCCGGGCGCCCGCCGCGACCCGATGACGACCGGGGCGCCCTGCCGCAGCTGCTCCACCACGGGGACGATCAGCGACGGCGGGGTCGACAGGTCGGCGTCGCAGAAGCCGCGCCACCGCGCGGTGCTGGCGAGCAGGCCGCGGCGCACGGCGGCGCCCTTGCCCTGCCGGGAGCAGCCGATGAGCCGCAGAGCCGCGTTGCGGGGGGCCGTCGAGGCGGCGGCGTCCACCACCTCGGCCGTGCGGTCCACCGAGCCGTTGTCGACCACCGTCACCACCACCGACAGCGGCAGCTCGGCGACCTGCGCCAGCAGGGCGGCCAGGGTCGGCCCGAGGCGGGCCTCCTCGTTCCACACGGGGACGACGACGTCGAGGTCGGCCGTCCAGCGGGTCGTGCGCTGCACGTGCGGTGCGGTGGTGTCCAGGGTGGTGCTCACGTCGATCCCCTCGGAGTCGCGGGCCCCGCCGCGGGGCAGGGCTGACGGCAGGAGTGCCGTGTGGTCTGGGAGGCCCGCGGTCTGGGCCATCCGGTGTTCGGAGCCGTTCGCGGCCCGGTTTGCCCTGGTCTGCGGCCTTCATGCCGCGGTGGCGGGCGTGTGGGAGCGCCCGCGGGCGTCCGGCAGGGGCGGCGCGCTCGGCGCCGCGGCGCGCGGGTCAGCCGCGCACCGGCACCTCGGGAGGGACGTGCTCGGGCCGGGCCACCGGGCGCAGCGGCACCACCTCGGCCGGCTCGTCCAGCACGAGCGGCCCCGCCACCGGGACCGCCCCGGCGGGGGCTGCCGCCACGAGCACCCGGCGGGCGAACACCAGACGGGAGCTCACGAGGTAGGACACGGCGGCGCTCACCACGGTCGCCAGCAGCACGCTGGCGGTCCCGGAGGTGCCGAGCAGGCGGTGCGCCACCCAGAAGGCGAGGGTGTTGGCGCCGAAGGCGACGAGCACCGAGGCGTTGAAGAGCAGCGCCCGCCGGGCGACGGCCCGCAGGGGCTCGGGCGCGCCCGACCGTCGAGAGGCCCACGTCCAGTGGTAGCTCACGAGGAAGTTGACCTGGGTGGCGACGACGAACGCCGTGGCGTTGGCCACCTCGGCGAGCACGTGACCCGACAGGAGCCGGAAGACCGCGAGGTGCAGCAGGGTCATCGCGACACCGGTGACGGCGAACCTCACCCGGTGGTCACGCACGATCGAGATCACTGCAGGTTCCCCTTCGCACGACGGACACCGGACGTGCCTCGTCGCACCACCGCTGCTCGAGCGGCAGACCGACGGTACGTCGTGGACGACCGGCCACCTAGCGGGATCGGCTCCACCCCCGGAAGAGGGACAGCCGAGGGAGTGACAGCGACCACGGTCGTCAACCCTGAGTGACCGCCTGTGCACTCGGAGCCACGTCCACGACGCTCGTCCGCCCCTGCACCCCAGGGCCTCACCGGAGGCTCCCGAAGACGATGACGTTGTCCTCGTAGTGGCCAGTGGCACTGTCGAACGCGCCACCGCAGGTCAGCAGCCTCAGCGCGGGTCCGGGTCGGGGTCCGTAGACCTCCTGCGTGGGGAAGTCGTCCTTGCTGACGCGCACGACGTCGTCCACCGAGTAGGCGACCGTGGTGCCGTCGTCCAGCAGCACGTCCACCTCGTCTCCCGGCACCAGCTCGTGGAGGCGGAAGAAGACCGCCGGGGCGCTGCGCGAGTCCACGTGGCCGGCGATGACGCTCGGCCCCGGCCGTCCCGGGACCGCGCTGGTGGTGAGCCACCCCGCGCTCTGCGCCTCTGAGAGGTCGGGGACCTGCAGGGCGCCGTCGGGGTCGATCCCCAGCGGCAGGAGCGCCGACTCGACGCCGATGCGCGGGACCGAGACCCGCACCGGGACGGGTGAGCGCTCCGAGGTCGCGGCGCCGGCACCGCCTGCGCCCTCGGCCAGCGACGGAGCGAACCCCTCGCGCACCGTCGCGGCGGCAGCGCGCTGGTCCGCCGCGGCAGACGCGGCAGGCGGCACGGCGGACGGTGCGGCGGACGGTGCGGCGGACGGTGCGGCGGACGGCTCCACGGCCAGCGCGCACGCCCCGAGGCCCAGGACCAGCGAGACGGCCCCCGCGGCGAGCGCCGCGAGCCCCAGCCGGCGCCTCACGGGCGCCCCTGGCGGCTCCGGGCCCGCACCAGGAGCAGCGCGGCCCCTGCCGCTGCGGCGGAGGCCGCACCCAGCAGGACGGCGACCGGCGCACGCCCCGGGGCCCCGCCCTCGACAGCGGCGGCCGCCCCGCCCTCGACAGCGGCGGCCGCCCCGCCCCCGCCGGTGGCCGCGCCGCCCGCGGGCAGCACGCCTCCGCCGCTGCCGCTGGCGTCGGCGACGGGGGTGACGGCCAGGGCGGACGCCCCGTCGCGGCCGTCGGTGACCGCGAGCGTGTACGTGCTGCCGGCCTTGAGGACCACGTCCGCGGTGCCGGCGGTGGAGGTGGCGCTGCCGCCGGCCACGGGCTGGGCGCGCAGCGTCCAGCGGCCGGCGGGCACGTCGGTGTAGCTGGTGGAGGCGGCGAAGGGAGCTCCGCGGACGATCGTGGGCCCGTCCACGGCGGAGACGTCGACGGCGGACGCGGAGCTGGCCGCCGAGAGCACCCGCACCCTGGCCTGACCGGCCGGCGGAGGCGTGAGGTCGTCCTCGAGGGGCACCAGGCGGGCGTCGGCGGCGGTCCCCAGCGCCACCACCGTGTAGGCGCGACCGGACTCGGCCTGCAGCGACGAGCTCAGCACGGGCGCGGCGCCGGAGGAGGCACCTGCGGGGCGGACCCCCACGTCGTAGGACCCGGCGGGCACCTGCGCGTAGTTGGACACGTCGCCGTAGCCGGCACCGTCGACCGTCACCCCACCCTGCCCGCCGCGCGGGGACAGGGCGATGTCCATCCGCGGCAGGTCCGGGACCAGGTGCGCCGCGCGCACCCAGGCCGGTCCCTGGACCGCGGGAGCACCCGGTCCGTCGGCCAGGGCCGCACCCGCGGGGAGGAGGAGGGAGGCGGCCACCAGGGCAGCCGCGGCAGCCGCTCCGCGGCGAAGGGGTCGTCGTGCGCGCATGGAGGCGGTTCGGAGCCGGCCCCCAGACAGATGGGAGGTTCCGGACATCTCCGGCCACAGCGCCCCAAAAGGGTTGCCCTGCGACAATCAGTGATCTACCAGAAGCGCAGCGTCACAACTTCCTGTCGAGCCACAGGAGCAGCCTCAAGCGCCAGGGATGGCCGGCGGGGACGAAGGCCGCGCAGGGGCAGCGGGTGCACCCGGCGCCCGTGTCGTCCCTGCCGTGCAGGACGCGCTCGTGCGAGCAGTCCCAGCAGGTCTCCTGCGGTCTGGTCCTCGCCACGGTCCATGGTCCCGCCGCGCCCACCGCGCGCGCAGCGATCCTTACCCGTCCGCCCCCCGGTGACCGGACGGACGCCCGGAGCGCCCTGGCGGTCTGGCGGTCTGTCGGCAAGCACCGCGGCGCGCGACCCGCGCCAAGTACCGTTCCCCCGTGCTCAAGCTCCCGCTGCTGCCGACCCTGGGCGCGGCCAAGCTCGCGGCCGGCCTGTCCCGCCTGTCCGGTCGAGGCGGCGGGGCGGCGCTGCCGGGTCTCATCGCCGAGAGGCTCCGTCCGACCCTCGCCGCCGACCTGGTCGCGCAGCTGCCGAAGGGCGTCGTCGTCGTCACCGGCACCAACGGCAAGACCACCACCACCAAGCTCATCGCCGAGGCGCTGACGGCCGCCGGCGAGGTGGTCCTCACCAACCGCAGCGGGTCGAACCTGCGCCGCGGGATCTGGTCCTCGCTCATCAAGGCCAGCTCGCTGACCGGCCGCATCGACGCGACGGTCGCGCTGTTCGAGGTGGACGAGGCCTCGCTGCGCCGCGTGGCGGCCGAGCTGGCCCCCCAGCACGTGGTGGTGCTCAACCTCTTCCGCGACCAGCTCGACAGGTACGGGGAGCTCACCTCCACGGCCGCGCTGCTGGCGGAGGGGATCTCGATGACCGAGGCGGACCTCTACCTCAACGCGGACGACCCGCTCGTCGCCTCCCTGGCGACGGCGAGGCGGGGCGCGGCCCGGGTGACCCACTTCGGGATGGGCGACGTCGACGTCGAGGCCGCGACCATCGAGTCGGTGGCCGACTCCGACCACTGCCCCGTCTGCGGCAGCCGACTGCAGTTCAGCCGGCTCTTCTACAGCCACCTCGGCCACTACCGCTGTCCCACCGGCGACTTCGAGCGGCCCGCGCCCGACGTCGTCGTCACGCGGGTGCGCGAGGCGACGAAGACCGGGACGGCGTTCACCGCCGAGGTCGACGGGCAGGCGCACGAGCTCGAGCTCCCGCTGGCCGGCACCTACAACCTCTACAACGGCCTCGCCGCGCTGGCCCTCGCCTCCGGGCTGGGGGTGGACGTCGAGACCGTCCGCACCACCCTCGGCGCGGCCCGCGCGGCGTTCGGGCGCGTCGAGCGGTTCGAGGTGGGCGACCGGACCGTCTACCTCCTGCTGGTGAAGAACCCGGCGGGGTTCGCGCAGTGCCTCGAGACGTTCGTGCTCGAGGACGTGCAGGCACCGGTCCTCATGGTCATCAACGACCGCCACGCCGACGGCCGGGACATCTCCTGGCTGTGGGACGTGCCGCTGGAGCACCTGGCCTCCGGCCGGCCCCCGGTCCTGACGTCCGGCGTCCGGGCGACCGACATGTCGCTGCGCCTGAAGTACGCCGGCGTCGCCTTCGACCAGCAGCCCGCGCTCACCCCCGCGGTCAGGGCGTTCCTCGACCAGGTCCCCGACGGGGGCACGGGGTACGTGCTGGCCAGCTACACGGCCATGCTCGAGGTCCGCGCCGAGTTCACCCGCTTCACCGACGTCGAGAAGGTCGAATCGTGAGCAGGCCCGTGGTCATCGCCCACCTCTACCCGCAGGAGCTGAGCACCTACGGCGACACGGGCAACATCCGCGCCCTCGTGCAGCGCCTGGCGTGGCGGGGGTTCGACGTGGAGGTCCGCCCGGTGGGCGTGGGAACACCGGTCGACCTGGCCGAGGTGGACCTCCTGTTCGGCGGCGGCGGCCAGGACTCCGGCCAGGCGGTGGTCTCGAAGGACCTGCTGCAGCGGGGACCGGCCATCCGGGAGGCAGCGCTCGAGGGCCTGCCGATGCTGCTGATCTGCGGCTCCTACCAGCTCTTCGGCAGGAGCTTCACCACGGTCACCGGCACCGAGCTGCCCGGGATCGGGGTGTTCGACTTGACCACCGTCGGCAGCGGCCAGCGGATGGTCGGCAACATCGTGCTCGAGACCGAGGACCTCGGCCGGGTGGTCGGGTTCGAGAACCACTCCGGCCGGACGCTGCTGGCCCCCGGCCAGCAGCCCCTGGGCAGGGTCACCAAGGGCTTCGGCAACGACGAGGACCGGCGGTTCGAGGGCGCGCGGACGGGCGCCTGCATCGGCACCTACCTCCACGGCCCGGTGCTCCCGAAGAACCCGCGCCTGGCGGACCACCTCCTCCTCGCGGCCCTGCGCCGCCGCCACGGCGTGCAGGAGCTGGCCCCGCTCGACGACGCGGTGGAGCTGGCGGCGTCCGCCACCGCGGCGAGCCGCCCCCAGTAGCCTCCCGGCGCTCAGCGGGACGGTCCCGGAGCGGTCACGCCCCGCCGGAGCGGCGCAGGGCCAGCGCCGCGCGGCTCGTGCCGTGGCCGAGGTTCCAGGACGCGTCGACGAGGGTCTGGCTCATGGCTGCGCCTCCTGCCGGTCGGTGGGCCAGGGGCCGACGAGGTGCACGCGGCCGCCGTCGTCGACGAGGCGGGCGGTGGCCCCCTGCCGCTCCAGCCAGGTGGGCGCCAGCGCGCCGAGGACCAGCGCCGCGGTGCTGAGCGCGTTCGCCTCCGCGCAGCAGGGCGCCACCACCGAGGCGGTGCGCCACACCGCGGCGGCGGGCAGGCCGGTCGCCGGGTCGAGCACGTGGTGGGCCGGGCCGTGGGCGGTGGCACCGAGGTCCAGCAGCACACCGGCCGGCAGCCACAGCAGCGCGCCGGTCCCGCGCGAGGTGTCCGGGAGGACGACGACGCCGCGCCACGCGGCCGGCGGTCGCGGGAGCGCGGCGGGGTCGGCGCCGGCGGTGGCGCGCACCGGGCGGACGGGCACCGGCCACGCCGCCGCGGGCGCGTCCGGGGTGCGGGAGCGCACGGCGTCGATGTCGTCGTCGTACCCGAGCTGCTCCAGGGAAGCTGCCCCGGGTCGGGTCGACGGCCCCGCCGGTGCGCTCCGCGGCGTCCAGGGCCACCTCGACGAGGTCGGCCAGCAGGGCGCTGAGGCGGACGGGGGTGCCAGCGGCGGCGGCGCGGGCCGCGAGGGCCACCTCGGAGTCGGGCCGGAACCGGCTCGCGGCGGCGTCGACGGCCGCCAGCTGCTCCTCCACGAGGGCTCGCGCCGCCGGGAGGGCGGCGGGGTCGGTGACCACCAGGCGCGTCGTGGTCGTCCACACCGACCACTCGTCGGCCACCGGGGCCCCGGTGCGCGGAGCGCGCTGCCCGCGCCACCCGGTCCGGCCGGACCGGGTGCGCGGCCGGTCAGGGACCGCGGTGCTCACGACCCGTTCGATCCGGCGTGGGCCGAGGAGCCGGTGCTGGTCGTGGCCGCCGCCGTCGTCGTCGAGGAGGACTCCGCCGCGGCGACCCCGGCGACGGCCACGGCGCCGACCAGGGCGGCTCCCGTGGCGACGACGACGGCCCCGGCCCGCCTCCTGCTCTTCTCGCGCTCACCGCTCACGTCGGCCACTCCCGCTCTCTGCTCTCGTCGGCCGCCGGTGGCGGCCACAGCAGCACGGTGCCCAGCGGCGGAGCCCCGGCGCTGGACGGTCGCTGTCCGGCCCCTGTGGACGGGAGCCGCGGAGAGGACCCGGTCACGAGGACTTGACCAGCCGGACACACGGGTGGAACATTCGGAATCGAAACTTCGAAGAAGAAGTTCTGAGCGCGGAGCACCGCCGGTCCGCGCCGACCGCCCCAGGAGGTCTCCGTGAGCAGAGCACCAGCGAAGCCCCGCCCGGCGTCCGCGACGCGCACCGCGACCCCCGCCTGCACCACCGACACCCGAGCTCCGGAGGCGCCCGTGGACCAGGACGACGTGACGGGCCTGCTGCGCCGCACCGCCGAGCACCTGGGGCACATGCTCGACGCGGCCTTCGACACCGTGGAGCTGGTGCGCCAGCGCACCGAGGCGGTGCTCGGCACCGACCGGGGGGCCACCACACGGCTCGCCCTCACCGCGCTGCACCCGCTCTTCCGCAGCGTCCTCGCGCACCAGCCCAACCCCCTGGAGGGCGTGGGCGTGGCCGTGGGGCCCGGCGCCCTGTCCGACACCGAGCGGTGGCTCGAGTGGTGGCGCCGCGGCCCGGACGGCGCGGCGTCGTTCACGCGACACGTCCTGGACCCGGGCGCCCTCGGGTTCTACGACTACCAGTCGCGCCCCTGGTTCCGCACGCCGCTGGAGGCGGGGCACGAGGTGGCCGTGGGCCCCTACCTCGACGCCGGGGGGTGCGACGTCTACACCACCACGCTCGCGACCCCGCTGGTGCTGGGCCCCGGTCAGGACCTGGTGGTGGGGGGCGACCTCGACATGGCCCGGCTGGAGGCGACCTTCCTGCGGGAGGTCGGACGGCGCCGCCCGGCCGTGGCGCTGCTGGCCGCCAGCGACCGCGTGGTGGTGTCCAACACCGCGCTCCTCACGTCGGGCTCGCGCGTCCCCGCGACCGTCAAGGAGGCCGTCCAGGCCGAGGTGGCGGTGCCCTCCCGCGTGCCGGGGCGCTCCTCGTGGCGCCTCGTGGCGCTGGAGCAGCAGCCGTGAGCAGCGCCCTGC of the Quadrisphaera sp. RL12-1S genome contains:
- a CDS encoding cache domain-containing protein, translated to MSRAPAKPRPASATRTATPACTTDTRAPEAPVDQDDVTGLLRRTAEHLGHMLDAAFDTVELVRQRTEAVLGTDRGATTRLALTALHPLFRSVLAHQPNPLEGVGVAVGPGALSDTERWLEWWRRGPDGAASFTRHVLDPGALGFYDYQSRPWFRTPLEAGHEVAVGPYLDAGGCDVYTTTLATPLVLGPGQDLVVGGDLDMARLEATFLREVGRRRPAVALLAASDRVVVSNTALLTSGSRVPATVKEAVQAEVAVPSRVPGRSSWRLVALEQQP